Proteins co-encoded in one Polaromonas vacuolata genomic window:
- a CDS encoding IS30 family transposase produces MIYTHLTRDERYQIAILVKANFNQSEIAKMMDRDKSSISRELRRNRGLRGYRPKQANDKAQERRLACANSPRVADSTWAVVEEKLAEAWSPEQISGHLEASHQPGVSYESIYQYIYADKRAGGTLHKTLRCQKTRKKRSSGRERRGTISHQVSIELRPDIVLERARFGDWEADLVIGAGQKQALVTINERVSRYSIIFHVPFKTAQAVGDALITLLKPFAHCVHTLTTDNGKEFAQHERIASALSADFFFAHPYASWERGANENMNGLIRQFFPKGMRFNCITDDDIALAMHRLNHRPRKCLGYRTPHQVFMEQLESYQHTVALQA; encoded by the coding sequence ATGATTTACACACACCTCACCCGTGACGAACGTTACCAGATTGCAATCCTCGTCAAAGCAAACTTCAATCAAAGTGAAATTGCAAAAATGATGGACCGTGATAAATCGAGCATCAGCCGTGAGTTGCGTCGTAACCGCGGTCTACGAGGCTATCGCCCTAAGCAGGCAAATGACAAAGCCCAAGAACGTAGACTTGCCTGCGCCAATAGTCCTAGAGTTGCTGACTCGACATGGGCTGTAGTGGAGGAAAAGTTGGCTGAGGCTTGGAGCCCCGAGCAAATCAGCGGCCACCTCGAAGCTAGCCACCAACCCGGTGTTAGCTATGAGAGCATTTACCAGTACATCTACGCTGACAAACGCGCGGGCGGCACCTTGCATAAAACACTGCGTTGCCAGAAGACGCGAAAAAAACGCAGCAGTGGCCGTGAACGGCGCGGCACCATCTCTCACCAGGTCTCAATAGAACTGCGACCCGACATCGTGCTTGAGCGTGCGCGCTTTGGCGACTGGGAGGCTGATCTGGTGATTGGTGCCGGGCAGAAGCAAGCACTAGTGACGATTAATGAGCGTGTCTCTCGCTATTCAATAATTTTCCACGTGCCATTCAAAACAGCGCAAGCCGTAGGGGACGCGTTAATCACTTTACTCAAACCGTTCGCTCATTGCGTGCACACTCTCACGACTGATAACGGCAAGGAATTTGCCCAGCATGAACGAATAGCTTCTGCGCTGAGTGCAGATTTCTTTTTCGCCCATCCATACGCCTCGTGGGAGCGTGGGGCGAACGAGAATATGAACGGTTTGATTCGCCAGTTTTTCCCAAAGGGGATGCGCTTTAATTGCATCACCGACGATGACATTGCTTTAGCGATGCACAGGCTCAATCATCGTCCTAGAAAATGTTTAGGGTATCGAACGCCGCATCAGGTTTTTATGGAACAGTTAGAGTCCTATCAGCATACGGTTGCACTTCAAGCTTGA
- the dnaQ gene encoding DNA polymerase III subunit epsilon produces the protein MRQIVLDTETTGLSAESGDRIIEIGCVELLGRKLSGNDKHFYLNPGRDSHEDALKVHGISNDFLKDKPKFSAIVKELLDYLQGAELIIHNAPFDVGFLNKELELIGLPPLKQCVSKVTDSLMMAKELYPGKRNSLNALCERLEVDNSGRTMHGALLDAQLLADVYINLTRGQNSLMMELSTGPETGQSLPVVDLSQFELPLLLANQEENAEHEKLLAIIDKASKGKTVWRGVSAAA, from the coding sequence ATGCGTCAAATTGTTCTAGACACTGAAACTACCGGTTTGTCCGCAGAAAGCGGTGACCGCATCATAGAGATAGGCTGCGTTGAATTACTGGGCAGAAAACTCAGCGGAAACGACAAGCATTTCTATCTCAACCCCGGCCGTGACAGTCATGAGGACGCGCTCAAGGTTCACGGCATCAGCAATGATTTTCTGAAAGACAAACCTAAGTTTTCTGCGATTGTTAAAGAGTTGTTGGACTATCTGCAGGGTGCCGAGCTGATTATTCACAACGCACCATTCGATGTAGGTTTTTTAAATAAAGAACTCGAACTGATAGGCCTGCCACCACTCAAGCAATGCGTGAGTAAAGTCACCGATAGTTTGATGATGGCCAAGGAGCTTTATCCGGGCAAACGCAATTCTTTAAATGCCTTGTGTGAGCGCCTAGAAGTCGACAACTCTGGCCGTACCATGCACGGTGCGCTGCTAGACGCGCAGTTGCTGGCAGATGTCTATATCAATCTCACACGTGGTCAAAACAGTTTGATGATGGAGCTCAGCACTGGGCCTGAGACAGGGCAGTCTTTGCCTGTGGTTGATTTGAGTCAGTTTGAATTGCCACTGTTGTTGGCTAATCAAGAAGAAAATGCTGAGCATGAAAAGTTACTGGCCATTATTGACAAAGCCAGCAAGGGAAAAACGGTTTGGCGGGGTGTTTCTGCTGCTGCTTAA
- the iscA gene encoding iron-sulfur cluster assembly protein IscA gives MSVTLTDAAARHVTRYMTKRGKGVGVRLGVKTTGCSGLAYKLEYADSIAPEDVVFEDNGVKVLVDPKSIAYIDGTRLDFVREGLNEGFKFINPNERDRCGCGESFRV, from the coding sequence ATGTCCGTAACTCTGACCGATGCCGCCGCCCGACACGTAACCCGCTATATGACCAAGCGCGGCAAAGGTGTGGGTGTGCGGCTGGGTGTTAAGACCACAGGTTGCTCTGGTTTGGCTTACAAGCTTGAATATGCCGATTCGATTGCGCCCGAGGATGTGGTGTTTGAAGATAACGGCGTGAAGGTACTGGTTGATCCAAAAAGTATTGCCTATATTGATGGCACTCGTCTTGACTTTGTTCGCGAAGGCCTTAACGAAGGTTTTAAATTCATCAATCCCAATGAGCGCGATCGCTGTGGGTGCGGTGAGAGCTTTCGTGTCTAA
- a CDS encoding catalase, translated as MRSNSSLPHAASSRSLNVITAALLLSVSAAASAALAPSTLTRDNGAPVGDNQNSQTAGPTGPTLLQDAHLLQKLQRFDRERVPERVVHARGTGAHGVFTVSDDISDLSRAKVFTMGSQTPVFVRFSAVIHGSHSPETLRDPRGFATKFYTTEGNWDLVGNNLPVFFIRDAMKFPDMVHSLKPAPDTNLQDPNRFFDFFSQTPEATHMLTRLYTDYGIPKNYRTMDGNGVHAYKFINAAGQYSYVKFHWKSQQGEHNLTGAQAAKIQSTDFNHATRDLISAINKGDFPKWDLFVQVLKPEQLASFDFDALDATKIWPGLPERKIGTMTLNRNPGNIFQETEQSAFAPSNVVPGIETSEDRLLQGRLFSYADTQSYRIGANALQLPINRPRNQVVSNNQDGSMNAGMRTGSINYEPSRLSGVSQDEAFKSSALPLVGSTQQARITKTLNFRQAGEYYRSLTATEKKNLISNLAGDLGQVTHQDTLYAMLSFFQKADPEYGRSISAAVSADPIRVAREAAALRE; from the coding sequence ATGCGAAGTAACAGTTCTCTGCCACATGCCGCTTCTAGCCGCTCTCTGAACGTGATTACCGCAGCGTTGCTGCTTTCAGTCTCAGCTGCAGCATCCGCTGCGCTAGCGCCTTCTACCCTGACCCGCGACAACGGCGCGCCAGTTGGCGATAACCAAAACTCGCAAACAGCTGGTCCAACCGGCCCAACATTGTTGCAAGACGCTCACTTGTTGCAAAAGCTCCAACGGTTTGACCGAGAGCGCGTGCCAGAGCGCGTGGTTCATGCACGTGGAACTGGCGCCCACGGCGTGTTCACAGTCAGTGACGACATCTCTGATTTGAGCCGTGCCAAAGTTTTCACCATGGGTAGCCAGACACCGGTTTTTGTTCGCTTTTCGGCTGTTATTCACGGCAGTCATTCACCTGAAACCTTGCGCGATCCACGTGGCTTTGCGACCAAGTTCTACACCACTGAAGGTAACTGGGATTTAGTTGGCAACAATCTGCCGGTGTTCTTTATACGGGACGCGATGAAGTTCCCGGATATGGTTCATTCGCTCAAGCCAGCGCCAGATACGAATCTTCAAGACCCTAATCGCTTCTTTGATTTTTTCTCGCAAACGCCTGAAGCTACGCACATGCTCACGCGTCTCTACACCGACTACGGCATACCTAAAAACTACCGCACCATGGACGGTAACGGCGTGCATGCGTATAAGTTTATTAATGCAGCGGGTCAGTATTCCTATGTCAAGTTTCACTGGAAGTCGCAACAAGGCGAGCACAATTTAACCGGTGCGCAAGCTGCCAAGATACAGTCCACCGATTTCAATCACGCCACGCGTGACCTGATTAGTGCCATCAACAAGGGTGACTTTCCGAAGTGGGATTTGTTTGTGCAGGTACTCAAGCCTGAGCAACTCGCGAGTTTTGATTTTGATGCGCTGGATGCGACCAAAATCTGGCCAGGTCTGCCCGAGCGCAAGATAGGCACCATGACGCTTAATCGCAATCCTGGCAATATCTTTCAAGAGACCGAGCAAAGCGCGTTCGCACCATCGAATGTTGTGCCAGGTATCGAAACGTCGGAAGACCGTTTACTCCAAGGTCGTCTGTTTTCCTACGCCGACACCCAGAGCTACCGCATAGGCGCAAATGCGTTGCAGTTGCCTATCAATCGGCCGCGTAACCAAGTGGTGAGCAATAACCAAGATGGTTCTATGAACGCTGGTATGCGTACTGGTTCTATCAACTATGAACCAAGCCGCTTGTCAGGTGTTAGTCAAGATGAGGCTTTCAAGTCCAGTGCTTTGCCTTTGGTTGGCAGCACCCAACAGGCGCGCATCACCAAGACCTTGAACTTTCGCCAAGCCGGTGAGTACTACCGTAGTTTGACGGCGACAGAAAAGAAAAACCTGATCTCTAATCTCGCCGGTGATCTAGGCCAGGTAACGCATCAGGATACGCTTTACGCCATGCTTTCCTTCTTCCAGAAAGCTGATCCTGAGTATGGTCGCTCTATCAGTGCTGCAGTGTCTGCCGATCCGATTCGGGTAGCGCGTGAAGCCGCAGCACTTCGCGAATAA
- the hscA gene encoding Fe-S protein assembly chaperone HscA: MALLQISEPGQSPDPHQRRIAVGIDLGTTHSLVASVRNGVAECLPDEQGRILLPSVVRYLDEERRQIGYAALDQQVQDPRNTISSVKRLMGRGIEDIVNRAHLPYLLKDLPGMVTLQTVAGDKSPVQVSAEILATLRFRAEDSFDDEVFGAVITVPAYFDDAQRQATKDAAQLAGINVLRLINEPTAAAIAYGLDNQSEGVFAIYDLGGGTFDISILRLTQGVFEVVATGGDSALGGDDYDRALVDSALTRTGLAADALTATDKAALLRTARICKEALSSRGSAPFNVQLSKALINFEMNAEVFETATAHLTQRTITAVRKALRDANLGREEIDGVVMVGGSTRMLHVRKAVGSFFGREPLTNLNPDEVVALGAAISANQLVGNHVGDDLLLLDVIPLSLGIETMGGLVERIVPRNQTIPTAMAQDFTTYKDGQTALALHVVQGERDLVADCRSLARFELRGIPPMAAGAARIRVSFTVDADGLLSVAAKEQISGVESRIDVKPSYGLSDEDIARMLQESFTTAEQDMKSRSLAEAQVDADRMIMATQSALDKDADLLNAEELAEINALMLDLSKTRSNGDAAAIEAATVALAKATESFAAMRMNRGIQKALAGKNIQTV, from the coding sequence ATGGCACTTCTGCAAATTTCCGAACCCGGTCAGTCACCTGACCCGCATCAACGGCGTATTGCCGTTGGCATAGATCTGGGTACAACACATTCGCTGGTTGCCAGCGTACGTAACGGCGTAGCCGAATGTCTGCCAGACGAGCAGGGCAGAATACTTCTTCCCAGCGTAGTGCGCTATCTGGATGAAGAGCGTAGGCAAATTGGCTACGCTGCGCTCGATCAGCAGGTGCAAGATCCACGCAATACCATCTCTTCTGTCAAGCGTCTTATGGGCCGCGGCATAGAAGATATAGTCAATCGCGCCCATCTGCCTTATCTCTTGAAAGACTTGCCTGGCATGGTCACACTGCAAACTGTGGCGGGTGATAAAAGCCCGGTTCAAGTCAGTGCTGAGATTTTGGCGACACTGCGTTTTCGCGCCGAGGACAGTTTTGATGACGAAGTCTTCGGTGCTGTCATCACAGTACCGGCTTACTTTGATGATGCGCAGCGTCAGGCTACTAAAGATGCCGCTCAGCTCGCGGGTATTAATGTGCTGCGTTTGATAAACGAGCCGACAGCTGCAGCCATTGCCTATGGACTGGATAACCAGAGCGAAGGCGTTTTTGCTATCTATGACTTAGGCGGCGGCACTTTCGATATTTCTATTTTGCGATTGACGCAAGGTGTTTTTGAAGTGGTTGCAACCGGCGGCGATTCGGCGCTGGGCGGCGATGACTATGACCGCGCTTTGGTTGACAGCGCATTGACCCGCACCGGTTTGGCAGCAGACGCACTGACTGCTACCGATAAGGCGGCACTGCTACGCACCGCTCGAATTTGCAAAGAGGCACTTTCTAGCCGCGGCTCAGCACCATTTAACGTTCAGCTGTCTAAAGCGTTAATTAATTTTGAAATGAATGCCGAGGTATTTGAAACCGCTACTGCTCACCTCACACAACGCACGATTACTGCAGTGCGTAAAGCGCTGCGCGATGCCAATTTAGGCCGTGAAGAAATCGATGGCGTGGTGATGGTTGGTGGCTCAACCCGTATGCTGCATGTCCGTAAAGCAGTGGGTAGTTTCTTTGGACGTGAACCACTCACCAACCTCAATCCTGACGAAGTCGTCGCTTTGGGCGCAGCCATTTCAGCAAACCAGCTGGTTGGCAATCACGTAGGTGATGATTTGCTGTTGCTAGATGTGATACCTCTGTCGCTGGGGATTGAGACTATGGGTGGATTGGTTGAGCGCATAGTGCCGCGCAACCAAACCATACCCACAGCCATGGCCCAAGACTTCACGACTTATAAAGATGGTCAGACTGCCTTAGCCCTGCATGTGGTGCAGGGTGAGCGCGACTTGGTAGCTGATTGCCGCAGTCTTGCGCGCTTTGAGTTGCGCGGCATACCGCCTATGGCGGCCGGCGCCGCGCGTATTCGTGTGAGCTTTACTGTCGATGCTGACGGCCTTCTCAGCGTGGCAGCGAAAGAACAAATCAGCGGCGTAGAGTCGCGCATCGACGTCAAACCGTCTTACGGATTGTCTGATGAAGATATTGCACGCATGTTGCAAGAAAGTTTCACCACCGCTGAGCAAGACATGAAATCGCGCTCATTAGCCGAGGCTCAGGTCGATGCCGACCGCATGATAATGGCCACCCAAAGCGCGTTGGACAAAGATGCAGATCTGCTCAATGCAGAAGAACTTGCTGAAATTAACGCCCTCATGCTTGACTTATCCAAGACCCGTAGCAATGGTGACGCCGCTGCTATCGAGGCCGCTACTGTCGCCTTGGCAAAGGCCACTGAATCATTCGCAGCCATGCGCATGAACCGTGGCATTCAAAAGGCCTTAGCTGGCAAAAATATTCAAACCGTTTAA
- a CDS encoding IS30 family transposase produces MIYTHLTRDERYQIAILVKANFNQSEIAKMMDRDKSSISRELRRNRGLRGYRPKQANDKAQERRLACANSPRVADSTWAVVEEKLAEAWSPEQISGHLEASHQPGVSYESIYQYIYADKRAGGTLHKTLRCQKTRKKRSSGRERRGTISHQVSIELRPDIVLERARFGDWEADLVIGAGQKQALVTINERVSRYSIIFHVPFKTAQAVGDALITLLKPFAHCVHTLTTDNGKEFAQHERIASALSADFFFAHPYASWERGANENMNGLIRQFFPKGMRFNCITDDDIALAMHRLNHRPRKCLGYRTPHQVFMEQLESYQHTVALQA; encoded by the coding sequence ATGATTTACACACACCTCACCCGTGACGAACGTTACCAGATTGCAATCCTCGTCAAAGCAAACTTCAATCAAAGTGAAATTGCAAAAATGATGGACCGTGATAAATCGAGCATCAGCCGTGAGTTGCGTCGTAACCGCGGTCTACGAGGCTATCGCCCTAAGCAGGCAAATGACAAAGCCCAAGAACGTAGACTTGCCTGCGCCAATAGTCCTAGAGTTGCTGACTCGACATGGGCTGTAGTGGAGGAAAAGTTGGCTGAGGCTTGGAGCCCCGAGCAAATCAGCGGCCACCTCGAAGCTAGCCACCAACCCGGTGTTAGCTATGAGAGCATTTACCAGTACATCTACGCTGACAAACGCGCGGGCGGCACCTTGCATAAAACACTGCGTTGCCAGAAGACGCGAAAAAAACGCAGCAGTGGCCGTGAACGGCGCGGCACCATCTCTCACCAGGTCTCAATAGAACTGCGACCCGACATCGTGCTTGAGCGTGCGCGCTTTGGCGACTGGGAGGCTGATCTGGTGATTGGTGCCGGGCAGAAGCAAGCACTAGTGACGATTAATGAGCGTGTCTCTCGCTATTCAATAATTTTCCACGTGCCATTCAAAACAGCGCAAGCCGTAGGGGACGCGTTAATCACTTTACTCAAACCGTTCGCTCATTGCGTGCACACTCTCACGACTGATAACGGCAAGGAATTTGCCCAGCATGAACGAATAGCTTCTGCGCTGAGTGCAGATTTCTTTTTCGCCCATCCATACGCCTCGTGGGAGCGTGGGGCGAACGAGAATATGAACGGTTTGATTCGCCAGTTTTTCCCAAAGGGGATGCGCTTTAATTGCATAACCGACGATGACATTGCTTTAGCGATGCACAGGCTCAATCATCGTCCTAGAAAATGTTTAGGGTATCGAACGCCGCATCAGGTTTTTAT
- a CDS encoding ankyrin repeat domain-containing protein translates to MKRFLISSIFSLALLPLAQAQNQPLESSSETKATPDASHIKRSLEAYFFDAARQGNTAMLQEFINSGYSLDTRTEQGYSALILSAYNGRPAAVDLLMKSGANPCAKDNRGNSALTGAIFKGELSIAKTLLGANCQVDQTNNAGQTAAMYASLFNRSEILLQLQNKGADMNAADSAGNTPNSLAANQR, encoded by the coding sequence ATGAAACGTTTTTTAATAAGCAGTATTTTTTCCTTGGCCTTGTTGCCTTTAGCGCAAGCCCAAAATCAACCGCTGGAGTCTTCTTCTGAGACAAAAGCCACGCCTGATGCGAGCCATATCAAACGCTCGCTTGAGGCTTATTTTTTCGACGCTGCACGTCAAGGCAATACCGCCATGCTGCAGGAGTTTATTAACAGCGGCTACTCGCTAGACACGCGTACTGAGCAAGGCTATTCGGCGTTGATTCTCTCGGCCTACAACGGACGGCCTGCTGCTGTAGATTTGTTAATGAAATCTGGCGCCAATCCTTGTGCCAAAGACAATCGCGGTAACAGCGCGTTGACTGGCGCTATTTTTAAGGGCGAATTGTCGATTGCCAAAACTTTATTGGGTGCTAACTGCCAAGTCGATCAAACCAACAATGCCGGCCAGACCGCTGCTATGTATGCATCGCTCTTTAATCGCAGTGAAATCTTATTGCAACTGCAAAACAAAGGCGCAGACATGAATGCTGCGGATAGTGCGGGCAACACGCCCAACTCTTTGGCGGCTAACCAACGCTAA
- the fdx gene encoding ISC system 2Fe-2S type ferredoxin, whose product MPIIKIMPHPEYCPQGVEISAKAGTSICEAMLENNIKIEHACEMSCACSTCHVVIREGFKSLGEIEDGEEDLLDMAWGLEPNSRLSCQALLSQTDVTVEIPRYTVNHAKELH is encoded by the coding sequence ATGCCCATCATCAAAATAATGCCCCATCCTGAATACTGCCCACAAGGCGTTGAAATCAGCGCCAAGGCCGGCACTTCCATCTGCGAAGCCATGCTTGAGAACAACATCAAGATTGAGCATGCTTGCGAGATGAGTTGCGCTTGCAGCACTTGCCATGTGGTGATCCGAGAAGGCTTTAAATCTTTAGGCGAGATTGAAGACGGTGAAGAAGACTTGCTCGACATGGCTTGGGGTTTAGAGCCTAATTCGCGCTTGAGTTGCCAAGCCTTGTTATCGCAGACCGATGTGACGGTGGAAATTCCCCGTTACACCGTCAATCACGCCAAAGAATTGCATTGA
- the iscU gene encoding Fe-S cluster assembly scaffold IscU: MAYSEKVVDHYENPRNVGSFEKGDESVGTGMVGAPACGDVMKLQIKVNPLTGVIEDARFKTYGCGSAIASSSLVTEWVKGKTLDEAASIMNSQIAEELALPPVKIHCSILAEDAIKAAVNDYKQKHLQAVVA, translated from the coding sequence ATGGCATATAGCGAAAAAGTTGTAGATCACTACGAAAATCCACGCAATGTAGGCTCCTTCGAAAAAGGTGACGAGAGCGTTGGTACTGGCATGGTGGGTGCGCCCGCATGCGGCGACGTTATGAAGCTGCAGATCAAAGTCAATCCTTTGACCGGCGTGATTGAAGACGCACGTTTTAAAACCTACGGCTGCGGCTCGGCGATTGCTTCTAGCTCGCTGGTGACCGAATGGGTCAAAGGCAAAACTTTAGACGAAGCGGCAAGCATCATGAACAGCCAAATCGCCGAAGAGTTGGCCTTACCGCCGGTGAAAATTCACTGCTCGATTTTGGCTGAAGACGCCATCAAAGCTGCTGTGAATGACTACAAGCAAAAACATTTGCAAGCTGTCGTCGCCTAA
- a CDS encoding histidine phosphatase family protein: MFLAFRRAHAFKAIKTLLAISLLAFVWPVMAADLADTARLAELLKSQQYVLMLRHADAPGIGDPAGYSLKDCATQRNLGKLGRQQAVKIGHWLKSQGVESALVLSSPWCRTRDTGAGMALGEVVDEASLGSFFEDRSARMSQNSALQAVIRERLLAKGDLPLILISHQVNISEFTGEYLAPGAMLLVKIDALGRPVLSQRMSAF; the protein is encoded by the coding sequence ATGTTTTTAGCCTTTCGTAGAGCACATGCCTTCAAGGCTATCAAGACCTTGTTGGCCATCTCTTTACTGGCCTTTGTTTGGCCTGTTATGGCTGCAGATCTTGCAGATACCGCAAGACTTGCCGAACTACTAAAGAGCCAACAATATGTATTAATGCTGCGTCATGCAGATGCCCCAGGTATCGGTGATCCAGCGGGCTACAGCTTAAAGGACTGCGCCACGCAGCGCAATCTTGGAAAACTGGGACGCCAGCAGGCTGTCAAAATTGGTCACTGGCTCAAGTCGCAAGGCGTTGAGAGTGCGCTGGTCTTGAGCAGTCCTTGGTGCCGCACGCGCGATACCGGAGCAGGCATGGCGCTGGGTGAGGTAGTTGATGAGGCTTCACTAGGCTCTTTTTTTGAAGATCGCTCTGCGCGTATGAGCCAAAATTCTGCTCTGCAAGCGGTGATTCGTGAGCGGCTCTTGGCCAAGGGCGATCTGCCATTAATCCTGATTTCGCACCAAGTTAATATTTCTGAGTTTACCGGCGAATACCTCGCCCCTGGCGCCATGTTGCTAGTCAAGATAGATGCACTAGGCAGGCCAGTTTTGTCTCAACGTATGTCCGCTTTTTAA
- a CDS encoding DUF2889 domain-containing protein, whose translation MHLPSPALRKPLHTRAVTFNGFEREDGLWDIDANLRDTRHYPTLAVEKGVVAAGDAVHDMYVRVTVDDDLIIRAIASSMASVPFNECPSALDPLQALVGCTLGPGWHKVLSETLGGVKSCTHIRELLFNLATAAYQTIPVRRAVIRFGGPNTLAPGATPSFHMGKCKSWDFNGPVISRHYPQFVNWTEDSNS comes from the coding sequence ATGCATCTTCCTTCACCCGCCCTCAGAAAACCTCTACACACCCGCGCTGTCACTTTCAATGGCTTTGAACGCGAAGACGGTCTTTGGGACATAGATGCGAATTTGCGCGATACGCGCCACTACCCAACGTTGGCCGTAGAAAAAGGTGTCGTAGCCGCCGGGGATGCTGTGCACGACATGTATGTGCGAGTCACAGTCGATGATGATTTGATAATTCGAGCAATAGCCTCATCAATGGCGAGCGTACCGTTTAATGAGTGCCCTTCGGCTCTAGACCCCTTGCAAGCGCTGGTGGGCTGCACACTAGGCCCCGGTTGGCATAAGGTTCTGAGCGAAACACTGGGCGGTGTTAAGTCTTGCACGCACATACGTGAACTGCTTTTCAACCTTGCGACTGCGGCCTATCAAACCATTCCGGTACGCCGAGCGGTGATACGCTTTGGCGGCCCGAATACGCTGGCACCGGGTGCAACGCCATCTTTTCACATGGGAAAGTGCAAGTCGTGGGATTTCAATGGCCCGGTTATTTCTCGCCACTACCCGCAGTTTGTCAACTGGACAGAAGATTCAAACAGTTGA
- the hscB gene encoding Fe-S protein assembly co-chaperone HscB: MSLTSNDFELFGLIPRFAQDRPAIDARWKELQRQTHPDKFAAQGGSAQRVAMQWSVRINEAYRRLKNPLERASYLCELNGAAINAENNTAMPTAFLMQQMEWREALEDADSLLDVETIETEVRQRRGEMLAEIAQTLDEKNDFPAAANQVRSLMFVERFASELESRLEQLGQ; this comes from the coding sequence ATCTCGCTCACTTCCAACGACTTTGAACTGTTCGGTTTAATCCCGCGTTTTGCGCAAGATCGCCCCGCAATAGATGCACGTTGGAAAGAGCTTCAGCGTCAGACCCACCCGGACAAATTTGCCGCCCAAGGCGGCTCTGCTCAGCGCGTTGCCATGCAGTGGTCGGTACGTATTAATGAGGCTTATCGCCGGCTAAAAAATCCGCTTGAAAGGGCTAGCTATCTTTGCGAGCTTAACGGTGCTGCCATCAATGCTGAAAATAATACCGCCATGCCAACGGCTTTTTTAATGCAGCAAATGGAGTGGCGCGAAGCGCTTGAAGACGCCGACTCTTTACTCGACGTTGAGACGATTGAGACCGAAGTCAGGCAACGTCGAGGAGAAATGCTGGCTGAAATAGCGCAGACGCTAGATGAAAAAAATGATTTTCCCGCCGCTGCAAATCAGGTGAGAAGCCTTATGTTTGTTGAGCGATTTGCATCCGAGCTGGAGTCTCGTCTTGAGCAACTGGGACAATGA